In Paenibacillus xylanilyticus, the genomic window CCATATTCGCTAATTAATCCAATAAAGGTGGTCGTATTTCGATGCTCTCAACGATTCGTAACGTATACTGTGTAGGACGCAATTATAAACTTCATGCGGAAGAGTTGGGTAACGCAGTTCCGGATGAACCGATGATCTTCATGAAGCCTTCGCATGCGGTTGTACCCATGAACGGAGAGGCAATTGAATTGCCTGCTTCCCGTGGGGAGGTTCACTATGAAGCTGAACTGGTCGTTCAAATCGGCGAGAATTATGAACCAGGGGTTGCTGTAGAGGATTTGATCGAATCGTACGCATTTGGCATCGATTTTACGCTGCGTGATGTACAGTCGGTCATCAAGAAGAAAGGCCACCCGTGGACTGCGGCCAAAGGATTCAAAAATTCCGCACCTGTAAGCGGTTTTCAGGCCTTTTCCGGTACGGAAGCTTTGCTTGAAAAAGACTTTACGCTGACCAAAAATGGTGTTGAAGTGCAGCGAGGCAACATACGCAACATGATTTTTGATCTTCAACACATTGTGGATTATGTAGGACATCACTATGGCCTTGGCGCAGGTGATATCATCTTCACCGGGACACCGGAGGGTGTGGGGCCAACCGTAGAGGGAGATGTGCTTGAGCTCGCCTGGGATGGTCAATCCGTTGGAAAATGTACCATTGCAGCTGCGAAATAATTTTTTGAGTTTCGTATGAATTATAATTATACAGTCATCCATTCAGGGGCGGGAAACCGCTCCTTTTTGACATGATCATAGAAGATGAATAAATACGCATCTGTACGCGTTAGGTCCACTCATAAGAGGTACGGGCGCTTTCCAGAACAATTTGTTCGATTTCCGCATGTTGTGCCTCATATTGCTCTTGGGTGATACTTCCGCTTGCCAGACGATCATCCAGCTGCTGCCTGAGTTGGTTGACCTGCAAAGCCACGACCTGACTGAAATCTCCATCATTCTCGTCGGCAATGGTTTTGAGTGATTTGCCTGCGTACAGATCCTGATACAGATCTTCCTCGGAGGAGTGGTTCAGTGCAGTCAGCAGCTCATTCTTGTTATCATCCTTGGTATTAATACTTACGATGGACCACTCCGTCAAGGGAATCGGAGAAATGGCTGATTTGCTCCAGGCGGTTCCTGCAAAAGACATGGTCACAATCATCGTACCCACAAACATTACACGTTTTATATTCATTCCTGTCATCCTCGCTTCTCTATTTAAGTACGAAGGGAATCGTAGCTTAATCTTGTTGTTTTGATCTGAGATTAGTTTAACCGGAGAAGCTGAAGTGAAACTTAAAATGGCATAAAAAATCCTAACAGACAAAAAAGAATAAATAACTTTTAATTCTTACTTGACAGGTTGGGTTAGTAGGTTATATGATGAACTCAATTATTTTAACACTCATTAAATGAACAGTGAAATAAATTTGAATACGGATGCGAGCTGATTGGACCACCAAAGGCTCCCGGGACTACTCCATATGGAATGTCTTCGGGAGCCTTTTTGCGTACTTGCTAACGTTTCGGCTGGATAGGAGGAAATGAGATGAACGAGAGAGATTGGGATGCGTTGGAGAAAACGGATTGGCTGTTTCGCAAGATGGTCAGACGATTCGTCAAGGAGCGGGATCGCATAACGGTGGAAGGCATTAGCCTGCCGGGTATGCTCATCCTGCACAAAATCATTCGTGAAGGAGAACAGCGGCTTGGCGACCTGGCCGATCAATTGGATTTCACTTCCGGTGCCATTACTGCACTGACTGATAAGCTGGAGAAAAAGGGATTAACGATCCGCAGACGCAAGGAAGACGATCGCCGTACCGTCCTGCTCGATATAACTGCCAAAGGTCGGGAGATGTATGCCCGCAATAGCAATATCGGTGCCCGATGTATCACGCTTCTGTTTGAAGGATTCACCACTGCGGAACTGGAACAGCAAAGCCAATTGTATGAGCGGGTGATCGCGAATCTGGAAGGATTCTCAGATACACTGCTGGAGCTTGCCGAGAGCAACACGAGAGATGAGACAGATCCGTCTGTGGACAACGACCTTGAACAGAAGCGAAAGGGGAATTCCGGAAAGAACAACTATCTCAGTTATTGATGCTTGAACTGTAGTGAATGAATCTAACAATCCAAGGGAGAGATGAGAACGATGGGACACTCAACAATTTATCCAACAGGAGCAACGCTGTATAATCCGGAAAAGGCTTGGGGTGGTTACACCGTGTACCAGGCAGGTGAAGAAGGCGTTGTATTAATTGATATGAACGGTAAGGAAGTTCACCTCTGGAAAGGACTGCTCGGATTTCCGGCCAAGATTTTCCCCGGAGGTTATGTGCTGGGAAGCACGGGCAGAAGAGATCCAAAGTTCGGTATTCAGGATAATGTGGACCTGGTTCAGGTGGACTGGGATGGCAACATCGTGTGGAAATACAATAGCTACGAACATATTGAAGATCCGGGATACGAACCATTGTGGTACGCCCGCCAGCACCATGATTATCAGCGTGAGGGCAATCCGGTAGGGTATTATGCTCCTGGCCTTGCTCCGAAAACACAGGGTGGCAAGACACTGATCCTGGCGCACAAAAACGTAAGCAATCCGCAAATTTCGGATAAACCTTTGCTTGATGATGCCATTATTGAAGTGGATTGGGAAGGCAATGTGTTGTGGGAATGGCTTCCGAACGAGCATTTTGAAGAATTGGGCTTTGACGAGGCAGCACGTAATGTATTGTATCGTGACCCGAATACGCGTTCATTTGGTCACCTTGGCGGGGGTGTAGGTGATTGGCTGCATATTAACTCGGCTTCCTATGTTGGGCCTAACCGGTTCTATGAAGCGGGAGACGAGCGCTTTAACCCGGAAAACATCATATGGGATGCCAGAGAAGCCAACATTATTGCCATTACGGACAGACAGAGCGGCAAGATTGTTTGGAAACTCGGCCCGGATTATTCCTCTCCTGAAGCGAAGCATATCGGCACCATTATCGGACAGCATCATGCGCATATCATTCCTCAAGGACTGCCGGGCGAGGGCAATCTGCTGGTGTTTGATAATGGAGGATGGGCAGGTTATGGTCTTCCGAATCCGGCTTCTCCATATGGCTTGAAACACGCGGTTCGTGATCATTCCCGCGTACTTGAGATTGACCCGTTGACACTGGAGATTGTGTGGCAATATACCTCTGCTGAAGCTGGATTTTCCGTTCCAACCGATTCTTATAAATTCTACAGCCCATATATAAGCTCAGCCCAGCGCTTGCCTAACGGTAACACCTTGATTACCGAAGGGTCCAATGGCCGATTGTTTGAAGTTACTGCAGAGCATGAGCTGGTGTGGGAGTATATTTCTCCGTACAAGGATGGGCGTAATACCAATATGGTTTACCGTTCGTACCGGGTTCCATATCAATGGGTTCCTCAACTCGAGAAGCCTGAAGAGGTGGCGATCGAAGCCATTGATGTATCGGTCTACAGAGTGCCGGGAGCAGCAGCCAAAGGCTCTGACTCGGTAGTCAATGTAGAGACAACACTGCCGTTTGTTGAAGGAGCTGCTTGCGTAGCAACATCCGATGAAGGAAAACAAGGCAGTTAACGGTAGCCGAGGATAAATTGATTGAACGGGGTGCATGTTGTGAAAAAAACAGCCATTTTAAAGGGAGCATTCTTATTGCTCCTTTCCATAACTTTTATCATCTCCGGATGTTCTTCAAACGGAACGGTGTCCGAAGCGAAGGGCGGCTCCGAAGGTAGTGCCGCCAAGGTAAAAATCCGCATAGCGGATACAAGCACCAACCCGACGTTCAGGGTAGCCATTGCCAAAGGGTTCTTTGAAAGCCAAGGCATTGATGCAGAGAGCATTACGTTTGGTTCTCCGGCTGAAGGCGTGAATGCACTGTTTATCAAACAGGTCGACATTGCCTACGGTGCTGACTTCCCGGTGTTGAACGCTCTGGCCAAAGGGGATTATTCGATCATCGCTTCTGCGGGTCAGACAACGGATGAAGCAGCAGCTGCATGGAAGCTGTATGCCAAGGATGAGATCCAGACGGGTGCAGACTTGAAGGGCAAGAGCGTAAGCTTTATTCGCGGAACATTCATTCCTTATCTGTGGGATGAGTACTTGAAGGATCAGGGGCTTGCGCTTGGTGATGTGAAGCAGATTGGGCAAGGGGCCTTCGATGAGTCCTATATTGCTTTGAAGCAAGGGGAACTGGATGCCACTTGGGTTATCGGATCTGCATTAACCGACAAGTTCGATACGCTCGAAGGCGTGCATCAGCTGACAGATATGTCCCAGACTCCGGTAAGGCTCGGCATGGGATTGGTTGCAAGCAATGAGTTCATTGAAGCGAATCCGGAAACGGTAAAGGGATTTCTTGTGGCGCTGGATCAAGCTTCAACATATGCCCAAGCTCATCCTGATGAGGTGGCGGATCTAATGTACAAGGAGACAAAGCAACCCAAGGAAGCAACATTGAAGGATCTTCCCATCAATCCGTGGGTCGTTGGCTTTACCCAGGAAGCTTATGATAGTTTGGCGGGACAGAAGCAATACATGGTGGATAACGGAATTATTGAGCAGGATTTTGATCTCAAAGGCAAGTTAAACCTTGAACTTCTGAAACAGGCATTGCCGGATAAAGTAACATATACCGAATAACCAAAACGTACTGGAGGTGTCCTTATGTCCTTACCCGCAGATCGTCACACGATTCATATTGAACAGCTTCGAAAGACCTACAACGCTCCAACCAATGGAGAAGTGCATTACATTATCAAGGATGTTGATCTGGTGATCAAGGGCGGCGAATTCTTCGTTCTGCTTGGTCCCAGCGGCTGCGGAAAATCAACGTTACTTAATATGATCGCGGGTTTTATCTCCAAGTCGGGCGGGCAGCTTAAAGTGAACAACAAGGAGATCGACAGACCCGGAAGGGATCGTGCAATGGTGTTCCAACAGGCGGATTCCTCACTCTTTCCGTGGCTTACCGTAAGGGAAAATGTTGAATTCGGGCTTCGGATGTCCAAGGTGCCCAAGTCTGAACGCCGTACGATTTCGGACCGTTACATTCAGCTCGTGGGATTGGGAGGACATGAAGGGAAATATCCGAAGGAGCTGTCTGGAGGCATGAAGCAGCGGGTCCAACTGGCGCGGGTGCTCGCCAATGACTCGGCGATTCTGCTCATGGATGAACCCTTCGGTGCGCTGGATGCCATGACTCGAAGAGTCATGCAGAAGGAACTGGTGAATATTTGGAGGGAAACTCATAAGACCGTTATTTTTGTCACCCATGACATCCAGGAGGCTCTATTGCTCGGTGAACGGATCGGAATTATGTCGGTGGGGCCTTCGTCGAACATAACGGATATTTACCATAACGTTCAGTCTTATCCGAGAAATATTGCTTCGGCTGAATTCAATAGCCTGTACGATCAGATTCAAAGCCATTTTGAAGAATAACTGAGGTGATCTGGACCATGAAATGGTTGGAGAAAAAGTGGGTGTCTGTACCGATATTGTGGGTTACAGTCATTCTGATATGGCAGCTTGGTGCATTGCTCTACGGGCCGGACGTGATTCCTGGTCCATGGGATACTGTGCAGGGTGCTCGCGAATTAATTGCGGACGGCACACTCATGCAGTATATCGGGATCAGCTTCACACGTGTACTGGCCGGTTGGGTGCTGGGAAGTGTCATTGCCATTCCGGTAGGGCTGCTTATCGGCAAGGTTCACATCATCCGTCTGTTTGCCGAGCCCTTTCTTAATTTTATTCGTTTTATCCCGCCGATTGCTTTCATTACATTGTTCCTGGTCTGGTTCGGCATTGGGGAACAGTCCAAGATTGCTTTGATCATGTATGCGACATTTTTTATTGTTGTACTAAATACACTGACGGGTGTCCTGTCCATTGAAGAGGATAAGATTCGTTCAGCCCGCAGTATGGGCGCGAATGAGTGGCAGATTTTACTGCATGTAGTTGTCCCAGCTACGACCCCATACATTTTCACAGGTATTCGATTGGCGATGGGAACTTCCTATATGGCCATTATCGGTGCAGAGATGATTGCTTCCAATGAAGGTGTAGGCTATCTGATCTGGAATTCACGGTTATTTTTCCGGACGGACTGGATTTTTGTTGGTCTCATCTCCTTGGGGTTCATGGGTTTTCTCACGGATCGTTTGTTCAACTGGTTTGGTCGCCGTGTATTGTATCGGTATGGCGTCATTGGCGGGGTCAAGCGAGGCTGACACTGTACAGAACGGACGACGCGATGACTTTTGTAAAAGGGCAGTTTCGATCCATTATATTTCCTCCAGCAGACCTGGTTCGCAGCTTTCTAAGCTGCCGGATCAGGTTTTTGTCTTGCTTGCAACGGGAGTTTCGGCATTGGGCTTAAACCGTGGTATAATTGAATTTCAAAAATAACATTAACGTCATGTGGACCATAGATGCTGCCACATGCAGGAGAGATTATGGACTGGATTATCGGCGCCGTATGCGCTTTTATTGTGGCGGGTGCAGCCTACGCGAAGAAGTCGCTAACCCTGTCCGGTTGCTTGGCGGCTGTGTTGATGGGAACGATCTATTACGGGGCAGGCAACCTGTTTTGGTTTGGCACACTGCTTTTGTTTTTCATAACTTCAACCCTGTTGTCCAAGTATCGTAAGGAACGTAAGCAGGAGCTGGAGAAATCGTATGCCAAGACAGGCAATCGGGATGCAGGGCAAGTGTTTGCCAACGGCGGAATGGGCATGCTTCTATGTTTGGGATACTGGATATTCCCACACCCGGCCTGGATCTATGCTTTCATTGGTGTAATGGCAACCGTAACATCCGATACCTGGGCTACCGAACTCGGAAGCCTGAGCCGCAAGCCGCCACGTTCCGTGGTGAGTTGGAAGGTGCTGACCCCGGGCGCTTCCGGTGGTGTGTCGTTACTTGGGACAACAGCGGCGGCAATAGGCGGAGCATTAATTGGAGCAGGGGCATTTATCTTTTCTTGGATCGCAGACTTTGAAACGCTCGGATTTCTAAGCTGGACGTGTGTTGGGCTTGTAGGTGGACTGGCTGGAGCATTTGCCGATTCCTACCTTGGAGCAACAGTCCAGTTGATGTATCACTGTACTGTATGCGGCCGAGAAGTTGAGGTCAGTGAACACTGTGGTCACAAGACCGTTCGCGCACGAGGCTGGACATGGATGAACAACGATCTGGTTAACGTGCTGAGTTCGGTGATCGGCGGATGTGTGGCTATCGGTTTGGGTATTATTTTGGCGCTGTAGGGAGGGAGTGCAAGTGAGCACTGTGCAGGGAGACAAGTCGGAGGCTATTTTGGATGCGGCTTATGGTATTTTTGGATCAAAAGGATTTTATGAGACGAAAATGTCCGATATTGCTGAAGAAGCTGGCATTGCAAAAGGCACCATTTATTTATATTTCAAGAGCAAGGAACAACTATTCGTCGCAGTTTCCAAGCGGGACTGTAACAGTTTTATCAGCAGGCTCGATTACGCCTTGAAATCTCAGAAGAATACAGGTGAGAAGCTTGGCGCAATTGCCAAGACACACCTGACTTATTATTACGAGCGGCGCAATCATACAAAGCTGTTTTTTATGGCACCTAATAACGATCCGGATCTAATGAAATTCATGAAGGCCTTTATGAATGAGTATATGAGCATGGTGTGTGAGGTGCTGAAAAGTGCAAGTGTACCTGAGCCTGTGCTTTTGGCAGAAGCTTATATCGGGATTTTGGATCGATTGAAGATGGATATTATGCTGAATCCGGAGTTCAATGAGGAAGATCTGAATAAACGGATTGCTTTTGCAGCGGCACTATTTCTGGACGGTTGTCGTTCTTTTTTACAAGTATAAGTATCATCATGAGCATGGAATCAAGAGACTCTTGAATCTCAATTTACAGAGAAGTGGGTAACGAGCAATGAACATAATGACGGTAGAGCAAATTTCAAAAAGCTATGGCGAAAAAATATTGTTCAAGGACGCCTCGTTTGGCATGGGCGATCAGGATAAGATCGGCGTCGTTGGCGTAAACGGAACGGGAAAGTCCACGTTTCTGCGTGTAATTGCAGGCATGGAACCGGCTGATGAGGGACAGATTGCTATCGGAAATGATGTCCGTATTCAGTTTTTGGCACAGAATCCTGAATT contains:
- a CDS encoding TetR/AcrR family transcriptional regulator, with translation MSTVQGDKSEAILDAAYGIFGSKGFYETKMSDIAEEAGIAKGTIYLYFKSKEQLFVAVSKRDCNSFISRLDYALKSQKNTGEKLGAIAKTHLTYYYERRNHTKLFFMAPNNDPDLMKFMKAFMNEYMSMVCEVLKSASVPEPVLLAEAYIGILDRLKMDIMLNPEFNEEDLNKRIAFAAALFLDGCRSFLQV
- a CDS encoding DUF92 domain-containing protein, which encodes MDWIIGAVCAFIVAGAAYAKKSLTLSGCLAAVLMGTIYYGAGNLFWFGTLLLFFITSTLLSKYRKERKQELEKSYAKTGNRDAGQVFANGGMGMLLCLGYWIFPHPAWIYAFIGVMATVTSDTWATELGSLSRKPPRSVVSWKVLTPGASGGVSLLGTTAAAIGGALIGAGAFIFSWIADFETLGFLSWTCVGLVGGLAGAFADSYLGATVQLMYHCTVCGREVEVSEHCGHKTVRARGWTWMNNDLVNVLSSVIGGCVAIGLGIILAL
- a CDS encoding MarR family winged helix-turn-helix transcriptional regulator, translating into MNERDWDALEKTDWLFRKMVRRFVKERDRITVEGISLPGMLILHKIIREGEQRLGDLADQLDFTSGAITALTDKLEKKGLTIRRRKEDDRRTVLLDITAKGREMYARNSNIGARCITLLFEGFTTAELEQQSQLYERVIANLEGFSDTLLELAESNTRDETDPSVDNDLEQKRKGNSGKNNYLSY
- a CDS encoding ABC transporter substrate-binding protein, whose product is MKKTAILKGAFLLLLSITFIISGCSSNGTVSEAKGGSEGSAAKVKIRIADTSTNPTFRVAIAKGFFESQGIDAESITFGSPAEGVNALFIKQVDIAYGADFPVLNALAKGDYSIIASAGQTTDEAAAAWKLYAKDEIQTGADLKGKSVSFIRGTFIPYLWDEYLKDQGLALGDVKQIGQGAFDESYIALKQGELDATWVIGSALTDKFDTLEGVHQLTDMSQTPVRLGMGLVASNEFIEANPETVKGFLVALDQASTYAQAHPDEVADLMYKETKQPKEATLKDLPINPWVVGFTQEAYDSLAGQKQYMVDNGIIEQDFDLKGKLNLELLKQALPDKVTYTE
- a CDS encoding aryl-sulfate sulfotransferase; this encodes MGHSTIYPTGATLYNPEKAWGGYTVYQAGEEGVVLIDMNGKEVHLWKGLLGFPAKIFPGGYVLGSTGRRDPKFGIQDNVDLVQVDWDGNIVWKYNSYEHIEDPGYEPLWYARQHHDYQREGNPVGYYAPGLAPKTQGGKTLILAHKNVSNPQISDKPLLDDAIIEVDWEGNVLWEWLPNEHFEELGFDEAARNVLYRDPNTRSFGHLGGGVGDWLHINSASYVGPNRFYEAGDERFNPENIIWDAREANIIAITDRQSGKIVWKLGPDYSSPEAKHIGTIIGQHHAHIIPQGLPGEGNLLVFDNGGWAGYGLPNPASPYGLKHAVRDHSRVLEIDPLTLEIVWQYTSAEAGFSVPTDSYKFYSPYISSAQRLPNGNTLITEGSNGRLFEVTAEHELVWEYISPYKDGRNTNMVYRSYRVPYQWVPQLEKPEEVAIEAIDVSVYRVPGAAAKGSDSVVNVETTLPFVEGAACVATSDEGKQGS
- a CDS encoding ABC transporter permease produces the protein MKWLEKKWVSVPILWVTVILIWQLGALLYGPDVIPGPWDTVQGARELIADGTLMQYIGISFTRVLAGWVLGSVIAIPVGLLIGKVHIIRLFAEPFLNFIRFIPPIAFITLFLVWFGIGEQSKIALIMYATFFIVVLNTLTGVLSIEEDKIRSARSMGANEWQILLHVVVPATTPYIFTGIRLAMGTSYMAIIGAEMIASNEGVGYLIWNSRLFFRTDWIFVGLISLGFMGFLTDRLFNWFGRRVLYRYGVIGGVKRG
- a CDS encoding fumarylacetoacetate hydrolase family protein, which encodes MLSTIRNVYCVGRNYKLHAEELGNAVPDEPMIFMKPSHAVVPMNGEAIELPASRGEVHYEAELVVQIGENYEPGVAVEDLIESYAFGIDFTLRDVQSVIKKKGHPWTAAKGFKNSAPVSGFQAFSGTEALLEKDFTLTKNGVEVQRGNIRNMIFDLQHIVDYVGHHYGLGAGDIIFTGTPEGVGPTVEGDVLELAWDGQSVGKCTIAAAK
- a CDS encoding ABC transporter ATP-binding protein, which encodes MSLPADRHTIHIEQLRKTYNAPTNGEVHYIIKDVDLVIKGGEFFVLLGPSGCGKSTLLNMIAGFISKSGGQLKVNNKEIDRPGRDRAMVFQQADSSLFPWLTVRENVEFGLRMSKVPKSERRTISDRYIQLVGLGGHEGKYPKELSGGMKQRVQLARVLANDSAILLMDEPFGALDAMTRRVMQKELVNIWRETHKTVIFVTHDIQEALLLGERIGIMSVGPSSNITDIYHNVQSYPRNIASAEFNSLYDQIQSHFEE
- a CDS encoding SHOCT domain-containing protein, whose product is MNIKRVMFVGTMIVTMSFAGTAWSKSAISPIPLTEWSIVSINTKDDNKNELLTALNHSSEEDLYQDLYAGKSLKTIADENDGDFSQVVALQVNQLRQQLDDRLASGSITQEQYEAQHAEIEQIVLESARTSYEWT